The sequence below is a genomic window from Falco rusticolus isolate bFalRus1 chromosome 8, bFalRus1.pri, whole genome shotgun sequence.
ACATTATGCAAGCTCAGTGCAAATACAGTGGAGAGCATATGCAATTACTGAAGATAATTATCTTATTCTTATGAGGGGAAATGTTGCAGAGTATTTCTTGTGTTAAATAATTGACTGAGGTTCCTAATGTCATTTTAGGAGGAGTGTCACAGACACTTGGAAATCtaacaatttaaatttaataattcaaaatgaCAATAACACAGGCAAAGTACAGGAGGTACTGGAATTATTCTCTAATAAATCTATAAACATTATTAGTTGGTAGGTTATTGGTTTAGATGACTGTAAGTTATTCTGTGTGTTTGATTTGATACTGAAGATGAGGGTTTGTCTTCACTGCAGAGCTATCATCGGCTGTAACCGCATCAGATGCTGTCAAGTCAAGCCCCAGTGCATGCAAAAGCCATTAAGTGCAGTGGCATGTTTAACCGAAGGCAGCTGGGTTGTGGAGGGAAGTGTTCTGAAGATCTGCAACCATAGTGCCTCACTTGCTAGTGCAAGCTGTGACAGACTCTCAAACGGCAGCTCCAGCAATCCAAATGTCAGTGGTCCACCGACTACCAATAaccctcagcctgtctttaaGAAGTCTGCACAAAGTTGCCAAAGTAAGCAGGTCAGTTGTCAGCAGCCTTCTGAAGGCTCTGAAACACTCTGAAAATCCTAGGGGtctaaaaaaggaaagttaaaaCCACTCCTTCAAACAGAGAAATAGTTGTTGATCAGCAGCAACCTTagtattggggttttttcagaCCTGTGCAGTTGATGTGGCTGGGATGCTCTTCACCTGAGGCAGCAAGACTCAGTAACACTTTCCCTGAAATATAACTGGTGgagaacaggaaggaaagaagccTTGGTACCATTTTTAACCATTTAGCTGTGGGAAAGTTGCTTCTTCAGCACAACAGTAGAACCGAGGCTTCAGTGTTGGTCTTCCTGTAAATGAATGGAGAAGAGGCACGGTAGAAAGAGTGGGgcccaggaaaaagaaaaaaagaaaaaaaagggcagaTGAAGGGATTGCTGTTTACAGAGAAACAAGTGGAAGgcctgttttccagtttctcttgCAGGATTCAGTGGATGAGTTGGTTAGTCAAGCTTGAAGGAGAGTTGGACACAGCTGTCGTCTTTGCCTTCTTTGTTAAACTGGTTTTGGCAATAGCCGCAACAGAAGTGGGTCGGATAACACATTTCTCATCAGATGTCAGGTCTGGAGTCTGATTTGACCTTCAACAAATAAACTTTAGCTGAAAAAATTCCTAGTCTGGGaagtgtgttatcagcacttTTTCCCATTCTTGAATATACTcgatttttctctgctgaaaagacaattaatacaaataatctgtatttatttatatgacaTTGTTTTTCATAAGTGATAGGATTTCTGTCTGCTTTAGGCAATATTAACTAGTCAGTCTGGAAGGATGAGAAGTGTCTGCATTATTTCTTAAGAAACTGTATTCCTTTGTATTGCGATATTTATGAATTCAACTCCACTAGCATTTGCTATTGGTAGAAGAAAAGATGATAAATTTGAAGTCACACAGTCAATGAGATGAAGTGAGATATTCTTTAAGATAACATTTTGGCTTGTGGCTTCTGTACTTCATAAATTGTTTTTTAGGGCTCTGGAGCAGTCTAGATGGAATCATAACTTCAGAGAATGCATATTGGATTAGAAATTTTCTTGAATCAGGCTTCCAGGAAAATTGATTACAGATTTCCTCTTATCAGTGTCATTTCATTGTGTTACAAGTTGGTTTTATTCTGgcttttagaaaaggaaaatccttGTGTGCAGACAATATAAAATTAAAGGCGGTATTGTGATGTcttaaaaaatcttttgtgCACATTAATTTGAAGAGTATGGATTCTGTCCCTaggcaaaacaatttttctaaTCGCTCTGAAGTATGGGGCAGCATTTGGGTAGGGAAGATGATAAGCAAGATATGACTGCTGAGATGTagcagcataaaataaaagattttaaacaggATCTTGCTtaaaacaagcaagaaagaagGAGGCAGAGTTAGAAAATACAGCATCAGCAGCAAGAGAGACTGCAAAAAAGGAAGTATGTTTAGACATCGGTATCCCGATATTCCGAAAGGGGCTTCCTCTCTGTGGCTGTAGATAACTGCCAAGAGAGTTTTTCCCAACACAAGAAATTATAAGCATATTATGTAGTATTCAGACATCTGACGCTGAGTGTGCCTCTACAATCAAGTAAGTAGATGtataaatactaaaaatcagGGGAGTATGTGCACTTTGGTTTTGCTCTAGGTGCTAAATGAAAGACTGGCTTTAGAAAACCAGGGCTTAAAAGCACTTTGATATTggtggagagggaggcagaaatTATAtcctctttcttgcttttcttcctctattaagaaaacactttttctctgTTAACAAATGTAAAATCCACTTTCTGACCCTAAAGATAGTTACGCGTTGCAAGTAGTCTGaacaatttgttctttttttaaacatttttctccttaatgATTATTATTCCTGAGATTATTTATTTGGATGGGAAGATGAACGTTTAGAGGACTGAAGGGTGTGCTAATGCCTTCTTACCCTCATTTCATTACTGTTTTATGAGCAGAGCTCTGATTTGGAACCTCTCAGCTGACAGTTTATATTATGCTAATCGAAATCTGTTTACTGGAAATGAAACTTGAATATGCCATAAGCCTGCTATCAttaataaacttaattttttattttttttttttttgtttgtttcagttggATTTCCAGTTTCCACTTCTAATATTGATGGTCTTGAAAGTGCATTTGGATCCAGGACATTTTCTATCATTGAACAAATCAAGAGCCTCCTCTCCTATCTCAGAGCAATACAGCTTAATATCATATGACCTCATTTCTCCATATTacatgaaaaaagaattatCTGTAGCTTTCCATGAAGCTCAGCTATTGCCTGTTAATTTTGACTGTTAGTACTGATTTTTCAATTGgatttacactgaaaaatgtagCTTTTAACAGGACAGTTGCTTTTGGGTCTTTCAATGCATCACTTCATACAGTGTCTCAAGCTTTAGTAAGTTCTCCAGCACACCATGATATCATAGCCAAAGAAGGGACCAGTATTTTAATTGAATGTAAACTGAACATCAGCCAGTATGAATATATTCTTTGGTATAACTCCAGAGGACACCTGCTTGAACAGAAGGATGAAGGTGAGCTTTCCAGCTGTTTCCTATCCTTCAGGACTCTCCTTTTACACAGTAACTGAAACCTTCGGgagtttattattattttctcttcctatcCTCCATTTACAGTTGGGACATAAGGAGAGGGCAAGACAAAGCCCTTTGCCCTCTGGCATGTTGTACGTGAATTATACCTGAGTTGCTCTGTCCTAGCCCGTTCATGCTGCGGTAGTGCCCCACGGAATCATTTCCTTAAGAGTCATCACAGCATTCAATACAGAATAAATGAGTCTTCATCCTACCAAATActaacatgtttttatttattatttttgctctggtttatattgtatttttccAAACACATGAATTAAACACAGTTCTCCACAACTTGTGACCTTTTCCAGCTGGCAATCAGCGCTTTAATTTtgttacaggatttttttaagcatgGGGTGActtattacatttattttctggtttatgcGCCAGTGAGACAGTGGAAACTAACGCAATTTGTGATGGCCGATGATGAAATACATGCTATTTAACCCTTTTGTATAGGgggagaatattttttcctagcCATTGGCTCTAATAGTTCTGTCCctgtagtttttaattttcaaaaaataatgtcttttagAGATACATGTGGTTTTCTCTACTCTATTAGTATTAATGAAGGTCATCGAACTAATTGATAGGATCTTCTCGGAGGCCATCTTTCTGGCCTGCAGTATTCAGTAACCTCTTTGTAGTTATAATGCCATCTGGAGATTAGTTCAAAGTAGAGTAATTAGAAGAATGAGttatgaaaacagttttcccCCTAAGTTATTAATGCATAGGAAATACTGTATAAAGCTAGCTTctttattgatttctttttacgTGGGTTTTGTATATCAGCACTGCATGCTCAGCAGAAAACTGTCTCAGGAAAATCCTGGGTTCTTTTGCCAGCCGAGCCATTTACAGACTGATCTTTTCCATGGGTCACTTGACTTTTGACTCTGAACATATGGAAAATTAGGCTTTATAGAGGACAGTCTTTCAAGATAGCATTACACAGTTGGTGAGGAGCACTAGTTAAGAATTAGGTTCCCTGTCAGAAAGAGCTAGCAGTCCAAAAGCACACAAGAAAgtgcagagagaaaggagaaaaagcacagtAGCAAGCCTGCAGAATAATTTACCATTAAGCAGAAGGATTGGTAACTGGATTATGGTGCTCTGTATCACAagcatgaaaaggaaatttcCATCCTTGGTGTTCTGTTTGTATTATGCTAGAAATGGACTGCTTACTTCCCAGTTCTGTCTCCTGTTGATGGAGCAAACAGTGCATGTCTAGTTTACGTAGTGTTTCTTGTTTCATTAgctcagtttttttcttttgaatctcCAGGTGGCCGGTGGAGGATTGCTGATAATTCCCTTAACATCACAAAGGTCAACTTTGCTGATCGGGGGCGATACACGTGTGCAGGTGTTAATCGTAATGACACCTTGTATTACACAGTCACCCTGAGGGTTACCTTCACCTCAGGAGACATGAGTATCTACTATATGATTGTGTGCCTCGTTGCCTTTGCTATAACCCTCATTCTGAACATAACCCGTCTGTGCATGATGAGCAGTCACCTCCGCAAAACCGAGAAGGCTATCAATGAGTTCTTCAGGACGGAAGGGGCTGAGAAGCTTCAGAAGGCTTTTGAGATAGCCAAGCGTATCCCTATCATTACATCTGCCAAAACACTAGAGCTGGCCAAAGTCACTCAGTTTAAGACCATGGAGTTTGCTCGGTACATTGAAGAGCTTGCCAGAAGCATTCCCCTTCCACCTCTGATCCTTAACTGCAGGGCGTTCATGGAGGAGATCTTTGAGGCCGTGCGAGTTGACGATCCCGATGAAGTTggtgaggaggaaaaacagaCCCAAGCCTGTGGTACCCAAGCTGCAATATACCCCGTCAACCCAGAGATCAAGCGCAGCGATTCACCAGCCGGGGATTCAGACGATGGGTCCATGAATGAGCAAGGTCAAGAGATAGCCGTTCAGGTGTCCATTCACCCACAGTCAGAAGTGCAGAGCATTGACACTGTTTCTCACGACAGCTGCCAGTTTGCGCCTTCTGAGGAGGGCACCTGCTGAGGCCAGTAATACGCTGCTGTGGAGAGAGCACAGGTGACCCTGGGATGCTGCCATAAGCGGTCCACAAACAAGCTGCCTCAGTACCATATGCACAAGAGTTTTCCAAATCGTAAGGTGCCAGAACTGCtactgaaatctgtattttctgtcagtGTTGAGCTAACAATTTCAAGTCTGTTAGAGGAGGCCATTTGGAATATTGTgcagtggcttttctttttaaagcaagcttactatacttaaaatatttacaaaacaggAATTCTTTGCCCTTGGCTCCTTGGTAGCTTCTAATACTTTTGGTCTGTATTAGAAGTGGCCAAGCTGAGCAGTACAACTTGCaataaaatcttttcctttgtgaacccttttcttccttcacaaaGTGGAGCTGGAATTCCTTTGAGTCAGTGTTGTCCTGATGAATTTTGTGTGCTCTTTTTGAATTGCCTTTTGCTGTGTGTAGCCCATCAGAACCATGGTGAGCTTGTACAAATCTGTTTTGTGTCGTGTGCTTCTGTGTTGCTATCAAAATGTACTGTACTTAGAAAAAGAATAGTACCACGATCTGCTGCTGGATTAAACAAATTGTAGTTTCAAAGCAGCTTAGAGAAGAACCAGGGGGTCTCAGTTTTCGGTGCGTCTGCAGCAAACTTGTGCAGCATACTCTAGCGTGTGGAGGGCAAATTATTACGAAGCTTGTTGCTTAAACTTGGTGCTGATTGCCAAAGCGCCTTACAGAATGGAGCAGTAACAGCACTGCCAGCATTGTCTGTCTTCTGACTTTGCTGATTTCACTCACTAGAAAATCCAAAGTTTTATATTGTGTTTGACATTGTTGTGAGAAAAGAGTGACAGTAATTACGTTGtggcataatttaaaaatgaattaatctACAGATCAGGTGTCTCAATTCTTTCTGAACAGCATTATAATAAAGGTAGTAAGAAGTAGCGATGCTCACATTGCTCTGGGTAGCACTTTCAGAAAGCAGTGGAAGAAGCTGGTTAGCAGAGGGGGCTGGCTGAGCTATTTGCCAGCCACTGTTTGCAAGAGTGGAGTAACTCACTGAACATTCCCTGGCTAATCCACTGAAGAGGGGTAGCAGAGAGAGCGAGTGGTGCGGGTGTTGACATGTACACACATAAGTCCTTCACCAAGGATCTCCCACATGGCGTCCTCAGCTGTAGAGATCCAGCCTCCAGGAATCGGAGTGCAGACAAGAATCTAGTTTCTTCTTTCACTCTTtggtgctgattttttttctccttaacgTTTGTAAGTTGTATCACttaaatagcattttatatCCTGTTGAGATTTAGTAGATGTAAGGCTTGTAAGCACtccacaaattaatttcttacaaCTACTGGAAGCATATTGCCATATAATTTTAACAACTTGGCAACAGGAGCACCATTTAATTTCCCAcaactctttttcctttccttattaTTACAGAAATGTCAGTTGAACAAGTGATTCTGGATGGCTGCTCAGGATTCTTAAGAGGATTTGACATTACATTTACATGAGTAGGGATAGAAAACAAGCAGGCACAGTGGTAATAACAGGGTGGGGTCGTCTGTTGTAATGCATGCTCGTAACAAAGGATCTGAACAAATTATATTTATCGTATCATATCAGAGACGGGGAAACTAAAGCATCTATTACCATTTTAAACTGCCTTCTGGGGAAAGTTCTGCAGTCAGCTACCAGTAAATGCACCCTAGTTGGCTTTGGTGTGTCGGCTAAGAGTGATATTTGTCAGGAAGGAAGAAGATTGCTAGCCTTGGTTATAGTAGCATTCCCACCAGCTTGGTACCATTTCCAAGACCGTAGCAAATTTTAACTGCTTCAGGGGAATAAAGTCTTCTGTAGACACAGGAGCTACTGCCCTCAACAgtaacttcttttttgtttccatagTTTGATGGCACTTTATGTCCAGGTGAAAAGTTTGTATAGTTTTGTGTTACCTGTCTGCTTTCTTCAAGTTTTTAGAGGTGATCAGTGTTGAAAGATACTCTTGTAGATAAACACCTAGTTCTCTTAGAAGCCCCGCTAAGATGCTGCTGGCTTCACTTCTGTActacagccagctctgcaggtttGTTGCATATGCATGAGTGGAGATTTGGGGGTTTGCACCCTTTTGGATGTCCTGGTTGAAAGAGGTGAAGGCTACAAGACAGAATGATCTGATTTAATCTTTGTGCCACAGGCCATCAGGAATGTACCTGcacctgccttttttccccGTAAACAGCTCTCCTTGCTTCTGTGAAACTACTGCATTATATGCAGCAGTAGCATCTTGGACATTTTGCCCCTGACTACACACACAATGTGGAGATGCAGCCACAAAATCAAAGTTCCATTTAGTTGCTTCCTAAGAAGCAGTTACGCAATCGTGATTGAGAGATGGCTCATCAGAAGTGGCAGCTTACAGGCAGCAGAGTGACAGTAGGGGTGTGTCAGGTGGGTGTTAGGAGAGCAGTTTCTAGATGAATTCAAtctgttctttgatttttatactttatttaCATAGCTCCAAGTCCTTACTAAGCACAGTTACTCGGTGTCTTCGTGTGTACTGTTGCTGGTGGAAAGCATGATCATGCGTAAAGGTCCTCAGAAATGCGGTGGCAATGTCAATTGCTGGATAGTAAAGCTAAGAGTTTTCCTGAgttattacagtattttgtttactaaattaatttcattcccGGGAAGGAGGCTGTTTTGTAAGGATTTCAGTAAATCGGGAGTACTTATTAAATGTAGAAACAGATCCTACTCCCACTGAATTAAATTAGAGCAGATTTGAAGCTCAAGTGTATTTTACAAACAATATTACAGGATTATTATGCATCTGAAAGCAAGGATGATGGTGACGTTATACAGTAAATGTAATTTCCAGAGAATGAAACTTACACTCGTTTCCAAACTTGTAGAACTATTCTTGTTATCCTGAGTAGATGTGTGCACTAAAATTTGTTTGATGCATCTAATTGAACATTAACTTTGAAAGAT
It includes:
- the MFAP3 gene encoding microfibril-associated glycoprotein 3, giving the protein MKLSYCLLILTVSTDFSIGFTLKNVAFNRTVAFGSFNASLHTVSQALVSSPAHHDIIAKEGTSILIECKLNISQYEYILWYNSRGHLLEQKDEGGRWRIADNSLNITKVNFADRGRYTCAGVNRNDTLYYTVTLRVTFTSGDMSIYYMIVCLVAFAITLILNITRLCMMSSHLRKTEKAINEFFRTEGAEKLQKAFEIAKRIPIITSAKTLELAKVTQFKTMEFARYIEELARSIPLPPLILNCRAFMEEIFEAVRVDDPDEVGEEEKQTQACGTQAAIYPVNPEIKRSDSPAGDSDDGSMNEQGQEIAVQVSIHPQSEVQSIDTVSHDSCQFAPSEEGTC